A genomic window from Purpureocillium takamizusanense chromosome 2, complete sequence includes:
- a CDS encoding uncharacterized protein (COG:S~SECRETED:SignalP(1-19~SECRETED:cutsite=AEA-VL~SECRETED:prob=0.8835)~TransMembrane:1 (n4-14c19/20o201-223i)~EggNog:ENOG503P797): protein MKRCVVAAVAASLCPLAEAVLGFRNLSYKVKEGEPFTLLYEGCNQDPCGIYLERMISDTGSETLQTITDHASHGKNSNITFILQGIPAGQYYFTIGDMLGALVNSPGFYYKSSADPDKSIPPSALLYTGTPPPSTSTRTTTAEPTTTSQSEDATMSMSTSSAQSTQPPSPVTPGPVATTATPTATGSPEPQTSRHLSSGSLAGIIVGCVAAFLFTPIAAFLWWRRRRGLKHGGSDDSDPDSKQPQLQPRGASPTSSARNKELDSQPVAELCGQTCYELPSDSSWEHKHHKLTPGSLSSAMVDSPTISFSSLGTSGLCISEASRGSGTGSLGPMPSGPSPASMNATLASMDSPTIPEFHIPSFAESFGATMFSVSTMGEGDTAPASRYTAQSRGYSSITRL, encoded by the exons ATGAAGCGCTGCGTCGTAGCAGCCGTCGCGGCTTCCCTGTGTCCcttggccgaggccgtgctGGGGTTCCGCAACTTGAGTTATAAGGTGAAGGAGGGGGAGCCATTCACCTTGCTGTACGAAGGGTGTAACCAAGACCCCTGCGGCATCTATCTAGAGCGAATGATCTCCGACACTGGTTCTGAGACGCTTCAAACCATAACCG ATCACGCGTCACACGGCAAGAATAGTAACATAACTTTTATCCTACAGGGAATACCCGCTGGCCAGTATTACTTTACCATCGGCGATATGCTGGGCGCACTCGTGAACAGCCCCGGGTTCTACTACAAGTCGTCGGCTGACCCGGACAAAAGCATTCCTCCCTCAGCCTTGTTATACACCGGCACGCCACCGCCTTCTACATCAACCCGCACGACAACCGCAG AGCCTACAACAACATCGCAATCAGAAGATGCGACAATGTCCATGTCTACATCATCCGCGCAGTCTACGCAGCCTCCGTCTCCCGTCACGCCCGGGCCCGTCGCCACAACAGCCACCCCCACGGCAACGGGGAGCCCAGAACCACAAACCTCGCGCCACCTGAGTTCCGGCAGCCTggcgggcatcatcgtcgggTGCGTGGCCGCGTTCTTGTTCACGCCAATAGCAGCCTTCCTatggtggcgtcggcggagggggcTCAAGCACGGCGGGAGCGATGACAGTGACCCTGATAGCAAGCAACCTCAGCTTCAGCCTCGAGGCGCAAGTCCTACGTCCTCAGCCAGAAATAAGGAGCTCGACAGCCAGCCTGTTGCAGAGCTCTGCGGCCAGACCTGCTACGAGCTGCCATCTGACAGTAGCTGGGAGCATAAGCATCACAAGCTTACACCAGGCTCGCTGTCGAGCGCGATGGTGGACAGTCCGACGATATCATTTTCCTCACTGGGTACCAGCGGGTTATGTATTTCGGAGGCTTCTCGAGGCTCGGGGACTGGCTCGCTCGGTCCTATGCCGTCGGGTCCCTCTCCGGCAAGCATGAACGCGACGCTGGCCAGCATGGACTCTCCGACTATCCCGGAGTTTCACATACCCTCTTTCGCAGAGTCTTTCGGAGCCACCATGTTTAGCGTGTCTACGATGGGCGAAGGGGACACTGCTCCTGCGTCACGATATACGGCGCAGAGCAGAGGCTATTCATCCATCACACGACTCTAA
- a CDS encoding Amidase (EggNog:ENOG503P00Y~COG:J) — MSHSETPLQFLSAAELQRKLATGETTSVALVSQFLDHIERHNWQGRKLNAVTATLPRELAVTQAKELDEERVNGKLRGPLHGIPIIVKDTVVTDEAWGMPTSAGTAVFTTLRARENATVVDRMRENGLIILGKGNMTEFCGMKNKDTPVGWSAFKGQTLSAYRRKDLDEKDQPVSGGSSSGSAVSVSAGFAPLAIGTETTGSMVLPASTNGVYAIKLSYGAVPTRGIFKLSRSYDCVGAMARDPADLAPLASILISDHSNDVSQAVQTRLKQEELRKGARDETEKGFKGLGIAVMAPAWGVHESVLKGKWDHPDVISKYEGAIEKMRSLGARTVYPLQVPEADDVLKYKDQSLATTAYYEFPHNVEEFIACFHDNPEIRKLQDIVDWNEANKHIAMPEPHTGQSELIAALNSTLSPDDHAATVAHLRHVAERETMGKAMNDANVDIVLSASDAQLVTFAACAGWPTAAVPLGRWTARNGQPYGMFALARRGREDVLLRFMVAWKRHDIGDVERPNMEGWE, encoded by the exons ATGAGCCACAGCGAGACGCCACTGCAATTCCTATCCGCGGCCGAGCTCCAGCGGAAGCTGGCTACCGGGGAGACCACTAGCGTGGCGCTGGTGAGCCAGTTCCTGGACCACATTGAGCGACACAACTGGCAGGGACGGAAGCTTAATGCCGTCACCGCGACCCTGCCTCGGGAACTGGCAGTGACTCAAGCGAAAGAGCTGGATGAAGAGCGAGTAAACGGGAAACTGAGGGGGCCGCTCCATGGCATCCCGATTATTGTCAAG GATACTGTGGTGACAGACGAGGCATGGGGCATGCCGACTAGTGCGGGGACAGCCGTCTTTACGACATTGAGGGCAAGAGAGAATGCTACCGTTGTCGATAGA ATGCGAGAGAACGGCCTGATTATTCTTGGCAAGGGCAACATGACA GAGTTCTGTGGAATGAA AAACAAGGACACACCAGTCGGATGGAGCGCCTTCAAAGGTCAAACCCTGTCCGCGTACCGCCGCAAAGACCTTGACGAAAAAGACCAGCCG GTCTCGGGCGGCTCATCTTCCGGGTCGGCCGTGAGCGTATCGGCTGGTTTCGCGCCCCTGGCCATCGGTAccgagacgacgggctcGATGGTGCTACCGGCAAGCACCAACGGCGTTTACGCCATCAAGCTGAGCTACGGCGCGGTGCCGACTCGGGGTATATTTAAACTGAGCCGTAGTTACGACTGCGTAggggcgatggcgcgcgATCCGGCGGATCTTGCTCCTCTCGCCTCCATTCTTATTTCTGACCACAGCAACGACGTCTCACAGGCCGTACAAACGAGACTCAAGCAAGAAGAGTTGCGTAAGGGGGCAAGAGACGAGACTGAGAAGGGCTTTAAGGGACTGGGAATCGCGGTGATGGCTCCGGCATGGGGCGTGCACGAGTCGGTTCTCAAGGGCAAATGGGACCATCCCGATGTG ATTAGCAAGTATGAGGGCGCGATCGAGAAGATGAGGTCTCTCGGCGCCAGGACAGTCTATCCACTTCAGGTCCCAGAGGCAGACGACGTGCTCAAGTACAAGGATCAATCACTCGCTACGACGGCGT ACTACGAGTTCCCACATAACGTTGAAGAGTTCATCGCGTGCTTCCATGACAATCCCGAGATACGAAAGCTCCAAGATATTGTTGATTGGAATGAGGCGAACAAGCACATTGCCATGCCAGAGC CACACACGGGCCAAAgcgagctcatcgccgcgCTCAACTCGACCCTCTCGCCAGACGAtcacgccgccaccgtcgctCACCTccgccacgtcgccgagcgAGAGACCATGGGCAAGGCCATGAACGATGCAAACGTAGACATCGTGCTGTCCGCCTCGgacgcgcagctcgtcaCGTTTGCCGCGTGCGCGGggtggccgacggcggcggtgccgctggGGCGATGGACGGCGCGCAACGGGCAGCCGTACGGCATGTTTGCGCTGGCGAGACGCGGGAGGgaggacgtgctgctgcgattCATGGTGGCCTGGAAGAGGCACGACATTGGCGATGTGGAGCGGCCAAATATGGAAGGCTGGGAGTGA
- a CDS encoding uncharacterized protein (TransMembrane:1 (o159-184i)), producing the protein MACQCRDQKFTAFMPCCLFDACSSRELDVVPAKVDRACKEAGVNLDMTDKDWQCMPSLDESTASVPRIPSLVLPTRSMLKSELSADLGSTTASKTETTATVTTVNTTTTAMTTAMAAATKQTATKAPSLTSTNSGSVATPASPTSTTERNQTPDNDSALAIGLGVGLGVGVPVLIALVGLAHILRLIKQQSRDGGTAGALLYGSGKGRGDAAATKTEAAHGPGELHGNSTHKQELAGTLPVGYAELP; encoded by the coding sequence ATGGCCTGCCAGTGCCGCGACCAAAAGTTCACGGCCTTTATGCCGTGCTGCCTGTTCGACGCGTGCTCGAGCCGTGAACTCGACGTGGTGCCCGCCAAAGTCGACAGGGCGTGCAAGGAAGCGGGAGTGAACCTTGATATGACGGACAAGGACTGGCAGTGCATGCCAAGTCTCGATGAGTCGACTGCGAGCGTTCCTCGGATTCCGAGTTTGGTGCTGCCCACAAGAAGCATGCTCAAGTCTGAACTATCCGCCGACCttggctcgacgacggcttcgaaGACTGAGACCACTGCGACGGTTACGACGGTGAAtactacgacgacggcgatgacgacggcgatggcggcggcgaccaagCAAACCGCTACGAAGGCTCCCTCGCTGACGAGCACCAACTCCGGGTCAGTGGCGACGCCTGCATCTCCCACGTCGACAACCGAACGCAATCAGACTCCCGATAATGATTCGGCGCTCGCTATCGGGCTCGGCGTTGGCCTGGGCGTGGGTGTACCGGTGCTCATCGCCTTGGTGGGCCTTGCGCACATCTTGCGCCTCATCAAGCAACAAAGCCGGGATGGCGGCACTGCAGGCGCGCTGCTGTACGGGTCTGGAAAGGGGCGcggagatgctgctgctacaaAGACGGAGGCTGCTCATGGGCCGGGAGAGCTGCATGGCAACTCGACACACAAACAGGAGCTTGCAGGCACCCTGCCCGTCGGGTATGCGGAGCTTCCATGA
- a CDS encoding uncharacterized protein (EggNog:ENOG503NVCG), which produces MMRSLLWSSLPRQGIPSSSPTHSQHASSKPASTDSRFDEPAASSPRSSSLSSTRSFKKHAHTTHGDSSVTVTVKPVRCSSSSTLSASSLASSPSPSVSSSLASSEFDVAMVKRGRAKRTSDSLSPSSPPSTTTSLCRPTTPTSPVQIPKHANRDSAHNSKRPATTHHRRRHPRQHAHDPESLSPSLAALLAVTDIPRQTRRRRRSDKPLTVDEIVGDQHVSEKELSLTLSRGPMDVLLSPPDDLADDDASLTESNVGSAIARTTSIDSIPSLGDSFVTDMLSSVDTPRSQCSQKRRLSPMRKSLEPVRSPPDATEEHPLAGDALDLEDLDLQVLGESLEEESTGLQFLEPFKPLRSVFKSNLTASLRALRSAAKSFSSINFPSIPPDDFLTRSILTIDPNVPYADERRPPVTEEMPSAELRRYLNPTTSSLIDPQPKPRRAFSASIQMQTYKVQRSRSPHPSVRSPYPSTSPQSGSTGQHTRPTTPAPGMRQREMRENSDFIRIAVMEMAMRRSGKLDNQRPGRARWALPPRRPSTKPYEVAPNGVPLRWTCLSYD; this is translated from the coding sequence ATGATGAGATCCCTCCTCTGGTCGAGTCTACCGAGGCAGGGCATTCCATCCTCTTCCCCGACGCATTCGCAGcacgccagcagcaagcccgcCTCCACGGACTCGAGATTCGACgaacccgccgcctcctcgcctcggagcagcagcctcagcaGCACGAGAAGCTTCAAGAAGCATGCACACACGACCcacggcgacagcagcgtcaccgtcaccgtcaagCCCGTCCGTtgttcgtcctcgtcgaccctCAGCGCCAGCtctctcgcctcgtcgccctcgccatctgtatcgtcctcgctcgcctctTCCGAGTTTGATGTTGCCATGGTCAAGCGTGGCAGAGCCAAGCGAACGTCCGACAGTTTATCTCCGTCGAGTCCccccagcaccaccaccagcttGTGTCGACCAACGACTCCTACGAGTCCCGTCCAGATACCAAAGCACGCCAACCGCGACTCGGCGCATAACTCGAAGCGCCCTGCCACGACACATCACCGCCGTAGACATCCTCGCCAACATGCCCACGACCCCGagtccttgtcgccgtcccTCGCCGCTCTGCTTGCTGTCACCGACATCCCCCGCCAgacacgccggcggcggcggagcgacAAGCCCTTGACCGTCGACGAGATTGTTGGGGACCAACATGTCTCTGAGAAGGAGCTGAGCCTGACGCTGAGCCGCGGGCCCATGGATGTGctgctctcgccgcccgacgacctggccgacgacgacgccagctTGACCGAGAGCAACGTCGGTTCGGCCATCGCCAGGACCACGTCCATCGACTCCATCCCCTCCCTCGGCGACTCCTTTGTCACGGACATGCTCTCTTCAGTCGATACGCCCCGCAGTCAGTGCTCACAAAAGCGACGTCTCAGCCCCATGCGTAAGAGTCTCGAGCCCGTGCGCTCCCCCCCGGACGCCACCGAGGAACACCCGCTtgccggcgatgcgctgGACCTCGAGGACTTGGATTTACAGGTGCTGGGAGAATCACTCGAGGAGGAATCCACTGGGCTGCAGTTCCTGGAGCCCTTTAAGCCGCTGCGGTCCGTCTTCAAGTCCAACCTGACGGCCTCATTACGAGCGTTGCGATCCGCCGCCAAGTCCTTCTCCAGCATCAACTTCCCCTCGATCCCGCCCGACGACTTTCTGACGCGGTCCATCCTCACCATTGACCCCAATGTGCCCTATGCGGACGAACGGAGACCACCTGTCACCGAGgagatgccctcggcggaGCTGCGACGGTATCTGAACCCAACAACGAGCAGCCTCATTGACCCGCAGCCGAAGCCGCGCCGGGCGTTTTCCGCGTCGATCCAGATGCAGACTTACAAAGTACAGCGCTCCCGGTCGCCGCACCCCTCTGTTCGCAGCCCATACCCttcgacgtcgccgcagtCGGGCAGCACCGGCCAGCACACGCGCCCCACAACACCGGCGCCTGGCATGCGCCAGCGCGAGATGCGAGAGAACTCGGACTTTAtccgcatcgccgtcatggaGATGGCGATGCGTCGGAGCGGGAAGCTCGACAACCAGCGGCCCGGGCGGGCTCGATGGGCCTTACCACCGCGACGGCCATCGACAAAGCCCTACGAAGTTGCACCCAATGGAGTGCCACTGCGTTGGACGTGCCTCAGCTATGATTGA
- a CDS encoding uncharacterized protein (TransMembrane:1 (n5-13c17/18o213-234i)~SECRETED:SignalP(1-18~SECRETED:cutsite=VAA-TG~SECRETED:prob=0.5969)), with translation MEYYTLVLFAALLPVVAATGFLNKDWNMTDKDDFTLRYDGCEDMSPCPIVLYNWSSWGFYHPVNDTNAVQTVMDDAGYGRNSIIDMRLDSVPSGDYFLLIGNSASGRWTSDMISFEAFEKPLIPMPKYADVRIVSVSRGTNTTSGATRSATGSGVASTTQTASATANNPSSTARASSSPAAAAAVTTAPPTSTATPDQQQQQNPPQLSTGAKAGIGVGCAAAVLTALALAALLWRRRRRRQRRGSGGAGRRATSYIQPGTSPVGFAQPVAVGQHGLGGQELYGLHESRAASMQQLGYGFGLAALTDRSGANTPLQQHLSRQSGTSTPVQQQRHLSYQSGTNTPVQQQQQPQHLSYQPAQPRNQVLEMYAPGGDAAGSSTTMAASAAQSTPVTSRPSAGANDKSSTTETDPALAEFTLGPTKRVSAIDMPWLTHEENQQEQQQLEA, from the exons ATGGAATACTACACTCTCGTCCTTTTCGCCGCTCTgctccccgtcgtcgccgcaacAGGGTTTCTCAACAAGGACTGGAACATGACGGACAAGGATGATTTCACCTTGCGATATGACGGCTGCGAGGATATGTCTCCCTGCCCCATTGTCTTATACAACTGGTCGAGCTGGGGCTTCTATCATCCGGTGAACGACACGAACGCTGTTCAAACTGTCATGG ACGATGCAGGCTACGGTCGGAACAGCATCATCGACATGAGACTGGACTCTGTGCCCAGTGGAGATTACTTCCTCCTGATCGGTAATTCGGCTTCCGGGCGGTGGACAAGCGACATGATTTCGTTCGAGGCTTTCGAGAAACCTTTGATTCCCATGCCCAAATACGCCGACGTTCGAATTGTGTCAGTTTCACGAGGGACAAATACAACAAGCGGTGCAACTAGGTCCGCCACCGGCTCAG GCGTCGCATCAACGACGCAAACAGCATCAGCGACGGCCAACAATCCGTCGTCTACTGCGCGagcgtcttcttcccccgccgcagccgcagccgtcACCACCGCTCCGCCGACATCCACGGCAACTccggaccagcagcagcagcaaaaccCGCCTCAACTCAGCACCGGCGCCAAGGCAGGCATCGGCGTGGGCTGCGCAGCCGCCGTGCTCACTGCCCTGGCGTTGGCAGCACtgctctggcggcggcgacgacgacgacaacgacgaggaagcggaggagcaggccggcgggcaACCTCTTATATCCAGCCAGGAACCTCCCCCGTCGGCTTCGCTCAGCCGGTCGCCGTCGGACAGCATgggctcggcgggcaggaGCTGTACGGCCTCCACGAGAGTCGAGCCGCGTccatgcagcagctcggctACGGCTTTGGACTCGCCGCGCTGACGGACCGCTCCGGGGCGAAcacgccgctgcagcagcatctgTCCCGTCAGTCCGGGACGAGCACGCCggtacagcagcagcggcacctgTCGTATCAGTCCGGGACCAACACGCcggtccagcagcagcagcagccgcagcatcTGTCATATCAGCCAGCACAGCCTCGCAATCAAGTCTTGGAGATGTACGCGCccggtggtgatgctgccgGAAGCTCCACGACCATGGCGGCATCTGCTGCTCAGTCCACGCCGGTCACGTCACGACCGTCCGCCGGCGCGAACGACAAGTCGTCAACGACCGAGACGGACCCCGCGCTTGCGGAATTCACCCTCGGGCCGACCAAGCGCGTGTCAGCCATAGACATGCCCTGGCTCACCCACGAAGAGAACcagcaagagcagcagcagctcgaggcctAG
- a CDS encoding uncharacterized protein (COG:S~EggNog:ENOG503P598~TransMembrane:3 (o6-27i48-69o75-96i)) has protein sequence MALISSIATALMAVLHVYILVLEMFLWTTPRGRRAFRLTPEFAQQTRALAANQGLYNGFLAAGLVWGIAHPVAEFAAQLRLFFLGCVVVAGAYGGATASRKIWTVQMAPAVVSLGLEYLQV, from the coding sequence ATGGCACTCATCTCATCAATCGCCACGGCATTGATGGCCGTTCTGCACGTCTACATCCTCGTGCTCGAAATGTTCCTCTGGACCACCCCGCGGGGACGCCGCGCCTTCCGCCTCACCCCCGAATTCGCGCAGCAGACAcgcgccctggccgccaaCCAAGGCCTGTACAACGGCTTTCTGGCAGCCGGCCTGGTTTGGGGTATCGCTCACCCGGTCGCCGAGTttgcggcgcagctccgcctcttcttcctgGGGTGCGTGGTCGTCGCGGGGGCGTACggtggcgcgacggcgtcacgGAAGATTTGGACGGTGCAaatggcgccggcggtggtaTCTCTGGGGCTGGAGTACCTACAGGTGTAG